In a single window of the Botrytis cinerea B05.10 chromosome 10, complete sequence genome:
- the Bctaf5 gene encoding Bctaf5, producing MSTSGPPNGPPSAGINTQQNSQGPPQSGSLMSQQNLNQIVIEYLVKKGYNRTEQMLRSESSNLDRDGKPIQERAEDLGTAKYAKGFRLLSNWIESNLDIYKFELRRLLWPIFVYSFIELITNNYTADGKDFLKEFKDQFQQVHADELTTFDTISLPQQINDNTITKLYLSSKYRIPLNTHVYFNLITHLESNSKQGGSVIIYLLQTYCEIRETKRGPIDQFSFEAIINQAHGVEPEESDLQEGIPGAFTGVTNKDIQDNNAKLLLGPMALEDELAADVRADLDEEDSKNPPELGKPSLVELFDQSIKREEGVEGPGRNEIPYPPSRARDVTMEVQKIKEHRDRFKIESRNGGVGPAVSICMFTFHNTLDTINCIEFSDDNNLVAVGTEESYIRVWHLHGDPLPSETKSGPNDPPPSNSRRLIGHSAPVYAVSFSPSIRGADESDTATAPKLLLSSSSDRTIRLWSLEAWACLVVYKGHEGPVWNVKWGPFGHYFLTCGHDRSVRIWGQDHISYLRMFIGHDSNVNQIAWHPNGAYVFSASDQADKTVRMWSFTTGDCVRVFTGHTDTISALQCAPNGKILASADCGGSIILWDLAKGTQIKRCRGHGKGGIWSLSFSVESTVLCSGGADGTVRLWDIEVPSDPYKNNDGEVIGTGGQADATRVTGAITGAQANPTTGSSKKKGKETMITPDQIVAFPTKRSPVYKVMFTRMNLVMAGGCYLP from the exons ATGTCTACCTCAGGACCACCCAACGGACCTCCCAGTGCTGGAATAAATACACAACAAAATTCTCAAGGTCCCCCTCAATCAGGCTCACTCATGTCTCAACAAAATTTGAATCAGATC GTTATCGAGTACCTCGTCAAAAAAGGTTACAATCGAACTGAGCAGATGCTACGATCTGAATCTTCCAACCTTGATAGAGATGGAAAACCAATTCAAGAACGTGCCGAAGACCTTGGTACAGCAAAGTATGCAAAGGGTTTCCGATTATTGAGTAATTGGATCGAATCAAACTTGGATATATACAAG TTTGAGCTGCGCAGACTCCTTTGGCctatttttgtttattccTTCATTGAGCTTATCACAAATAATTATACAGCTGATGGAAAAGActttttgaaagaattcaaagatcaaTTCCAACAAGTCCATGCTGATGAACTCACCACATTTGATACAATCAGTTTGCCTCAACAAATCAACGATAACACAATCACTAAGCTTTATTTATCCTCGAAATACCGAATCCCTCTCAATACTCACGTTTACTTCAACCTCATAACTCACCTCGAATCGAACAGTAAACAAGGTGGATCTGTTATCATTTATTTGTTGCAGACATATTGCGAAATTCGTGAAACGAAGAGAGGACCCATTGATCAGTTTAGTTTCGAAGCtatcatcaatcaagcaCATGGTGTTGAGCCGGAAGAGTCTGACCTTCAAGAAGGAATCCCTGGAGCCTTTACCGGAGTTACGAACaaagatattcaagataATAATGCCAAGTTACTATTGGGACCGATGGCATTGGAGGATGAATTAGCTGCAGATGTTCGTGCAgatcttgatgaagaagatagtAAGAACCCCCCCGAGCTTGGCAAACCATCGTTGGTTGAATTGTTTGATCAAAGTATCAAGCGTGAGGAAGGTGTTGAAGGACCTGGCCGCAATGAAATCCCTTACCCTCCTTCTCGTGCTCGAGATGTAACCATGGAAGttcaaaagatcaaggaacATCGAGatagattcaagattgaaagcCGTAATGGTGGGGTTGGTCCTGCAGTCTCTATTTGCATGTTTACCTTCCACAATACTCTTGATAC AATCAACTGTATCGAATTTTCTGATGACAATAATTTGGTTGCTGTTGGAACGGAAGAATCTTACATTCGTGTTTGGCATTTACATGGCGACCCATTGCCAAGTGAAACCAAATCAGGTCCAAATGATCCACCACCATCGAACTCTCGTCGTCTAATTGGTCATTCCGCACCTGTTTATGCCGTATCATTCTCTCCTTCGATTCGAGGTGCAGATGAAAGTGATACAGCTACTGCTCCCAAATTACttctctcatcatcttcggaTAGAACAATTCGTCTTTGGTCTCTCGAAGCATGGGCCTGCCTTGTCGTATACAAAGGTCATGAAGGTCCAGTATGGAATGTAAAGTGGGGACCATTTGGTCATTACTTCTTGACTTGCGGTCATGATCGATCCGTTCGTATTTGGGGACAAGACCATATTTCATACCTTCGAATGTTCATTGGTCATGATTCCAATGTCAATCAAATTGCTTGGCATCCAAACGGAGCATATGTTTTCTCGGCAAGTGATCAAGCTGATAAGACTGTTCGCATGTGGTCTTTTACAACTGGTGATTGCGTTCGTGTTTTCACTGGTCATACCGACACCATTAGTGCTCTTCAATGTGCTCCTAATGGGAAGATTCTAGCATCTGCAGATTGTGGTGGTAGTATTATTCTTTGGGATCTTGCAAAGGGAACACAAATTAAACGTTGCAGAGGTCATGGAAAGGGTGGAATTTGGTCTTTATCATTCAGTGTTGAGTCTACAGTTTTGTGTTCAGGTGGAGCTGATGGTACTGTTCGTTTATGGGATATCGAAGTTCCTTCTGATCCATACAAGAACAATGATGGTGAAGTCATTGGTACTGGTGGACAAGCTGATGCAACTCGTGTTACGGGTGCCATCACAGGTGCTCAAGCTAATCCTACCACTGGTTCttccaagaagaagggtaAGGAAACAATGATTACTCCAGATCAAATCGTTGCATTCCCTACCAAGAGATCACCAGTTTACAAGGTCATGTTTACAAGAATGAATTTGGTTATGGCTGGAGGATGTTATTTGCCTTAA
- the Bcvps5 gene encoding Bcvps5 has translation MDLEDGGDSPWGDVPSQAQSTPSLPKPEESATEGETPGSASQTLAPPASQGKTHAGRTIRTPRRAGAQPVRLQALDDSLGPLGPLGDNAPTSKADEPPAPPQKEQTVTHNLRQPLASAQSSTISRSMLDSVDLSEDVESSTGPRIPPPVQPSQIGSVRRESTPSVSIEQAAKPTFNITVGDPHKVGDLTSSHIVYSVETKTSSKAYRQPEFTVTRRYRDFLWLYNSLHANNPGVVVPPPPEKQAVGRFDTNFVESRRAALERMLNKTAAHPTLQHDGDLKLFLESEAFNVDVKHKERKEPGLGESKGMFSGLGISVGGGGKFVEHDDWFHERRIYLDALENQLKALLKAMDVVVIQRKGLAEAAGDFSGSLRALSAVELSTSLSGPLESLADLQIRIRELYDRQAQQDVLTLGITIDEYVRLIGSIKQAFGSRQKAWHSWHAAEGDLQKRKTTQEKLLRQGKSQQDRLNQMQGEVADSERKVHQARLLFEDMGRLMKSELDRFEREKVEDFKSAVETFLESAVEAQKELIELWETFLMQLDAEEDEQLFYKPPVEPAARPSSETGISGETATDSQAAAVATAEEED, from the exons ATGGATTTGGAAGACGGGGGAGACTCGCCTTGGGGAG ATGTCCCTTCACAAGCTCAATCGACACCAAGCTTACCCAAACCCGAAGAATCCGCTACAGAAGGAG AAACCCCCGGATCTGCATCACAAACCCTTGCCCCACCAGCTTCACAAGGCAAAACACATGCAGGACGTACGATACGAACCCCTCGACGCGCTGGAGCACAACCAGTTCGACTTCAAGCTTTAGATGATTCTTTGGGGCCATTGGGACCATTAGGTGACAATGCGCCAACATCGAAAGCCGACGAGCCTCCTGCGCCGCCTCAAAAAGAACAAACTGTTACGCATAATCTGCGACAACCATTAGCTTCAGCGCAAAGCTCTACTATAAGTCGAAGTATGTTGGATTCAGTGGATTTGAGTGAGGATGTTGAATCCAGTACTGGACCTCGCATACCACCTCCTGTTCAGCCATCTCAAATAGGCTCGGTTCGAAGAGAGTCAACGCCTAGTGTGAGCATTGAACAAGCTGCCAAGCCTACTTTCAATATCACAGTCGGTGATCCACACAAAGTTGGGGATTTGACCAGTTCTCATATTGTATACTCGGTTGAAACAAAG ACATCCTCTAAGGCATATCGTCAACCGGAATTTACTGTCACTCGAAGATATAGAGACTTTTTATGGCTTTACAACTCTTTACATGCAAACAACCCCGGTGTTGTTGTGCCACCACCTCCTGAGAAGCAAGCTGTAGGAAGATTCGATACAAATTTTGTTGAATCTAGACGTGCTGCATTGGAAAGAATGCTCAATAAAACCGCTGCTCATCCAACACTTCAACATGATGGGGActtgaaattgtttttagAAAGTGAGGCTTTCAATGTCGATGTCAAACATAAAGAACGAAAAGAACCTGGACTTGGTGAAAGCAAAGGCATGTTTAGTGGACTTGGTATTTCTgttggtggaggagggaaaTTTGTTGAACATGATGAT TGGTTCCATGAGCGACGAATTTACCTCGATGCTTTGGAGAATCAACTTAAAGCTTTGTTGAAAGCTATGGATGTTGTGGTTATCCAACGTAAAGGTCTTGCTGAAGCTGCGGGTGATTTCTCTGGTTCCCTTCGAGCACTCTCAGCTGTTGAGCTCTCTACATCATTATCCGGACCTCTTGAAAGTCTTGCGGATTTACAAATCAGAATTAGGGAACTTTATGATCGACAAGCACAACAAGATGTATTGACCTTGGGTATCAcaattgatgaatatgtTCGTTTGATTGGAAGTATCAAGCAAGCATTCGGTTCACGTCAAAAAGCATGGCACTCATGGCATGCAGCAGAAGGTGATTTACAAAAGCGTAAGACTACTCAGGAGAAATTATTACGCCAAGGCAAATCACAACAAGATCGTTTGAATCAAATGCAAGGAGAAGTGGCCGATTCTGAACGTAAAGTTCATCAAGCAAGATTATTGTTCGAGGACATGGGACGTCTTATGAAGTCCGAACTTGATAGATTTGAGCGTGAAAAGGTTGAGGATTTTAAGAGTGCTGTGGAGACATTCTTAGAGAGTGCTGTAGAAGCTCAAAAGGAG CTTATTGAACTTTGGGAAACTTTCCTTATGCAACTTGATGctgaagaagatgaacaattattttataagCCCCCCGTGGAACCAGCGGCACGTCCTTCTTCAGAAACTGGAATCTCAGGTGAAACTGCTACAGACTCACAAGCTGCAGCTGTAGCAACcgctgaagaagaagattaa